A stretch of DNA from Trueperaceae bacterium:
ATGGATGCCCGTGGTGTCTATTTCGGCAGCGATATTTCAGGGCCCAACGATGGTCAGTATGTTTACGATGTGGCCCATCCCGTCACTGGTGAGCCGTGCAAGCGGCCTTCGCGTGGGTGGGTGTTCCCCGAGCCGTCGATGCTGGCCAAGATCGCTGATGGGCGCGTACATTTCGGGCCGGATCACACGACCGTGCCGAAAATCAAGACCTACCTGCGAGAGACGGAGCACCAGAGTCTCACGAGTGTCCGTTACGTCGACGGCCGCGCGGCCTCGAAGCGGCTCGCAGCGTTGTTCGGCGAGAAGGTCTTCACGAACCCGAAGGACGAGTACCTGCTCCGGGACATCTATCGCGCAGTCGGCGTGTCTGGTGATGACATCGTGCTCGACATGTTCGCGGGTTCCGGGTCGGCGATGCAGGCCGTCCTCGAACTCAACAGTACTGAGTCGATGTCATGCCGCTTCATCGGAATCCAGGTCGCCGAGGACTTGAACGAGTCTCTCAAGACGGCGAAGGGGGCCGCGAAGCAGATCATCACGAACGCGATCCGGCACCTCATGCGCCTCGGGCGTCCGGCGACTGTTGCTGAGATCACGAAGCAGCGAATACGACTTGTCCATAACCAACTCGCTGGCAACCTGCTTGTCGATAACGGTTTCCGCGTGCTGAGGGTCGATACATCAAACCTGGCGGACACGCTTGCCTCTCCCGACGTTCTGACGCAGGGTATGTTGGTCAATGCCGTCGACAGCGTTAAGCGAGATCGCTCTGACGAAGATCTGCTTTTCCAGGTGCTCCTCGACTGGGGCCTCGACCTGTCGGAACCCATCGAGGTTGAGGAGAAGACTGGTTGCCGGGTCCTGACGGTTGCCGACGACGCGCTCATCGCCTGCTTCGCCAACGAGGTAACCGACGATGTCGTGCAGGCTATCGCGGCTCGCCATCCGCTCCGCGCCGTTTTCTTGGACTCCAGTTTCGCTAACGACGCAGCACGCATCAACGCCGAGCAGACCTTCCGCGAAGTGTCACCCGAGACCGAAGTGCGCACGATCTGAGGTTGGCCGCCCATGACTCCTGCTGAACTCACGGCGTTGCTCGACCGACTCATCGCCGGTTGGGAGAACGAGGTCGTCGAGTTCAAGACTACCAGCAACCAGTACTCGGCCGACAAGACGGGCGAGTACGTGTCGGCGATGGCGAACGAGGCGAACCTGCGGGGGCTCGCGACGGCTTGGATGGTGTTCGGCATCAACAACCAGCGCAACGTGGTCGGCACCGCGCACCTGCCGACACCACAGAGCCGGCAGTCGCTGAAGCATCACGTGCAGCAGTCCATCGACCAGGGGCTCACCATCCGCGAGATCTACGAGGCCGACTATCTGGGAAAGCGAGTCGTGATTGCGGAGATTCCGGCCGCCCCGGCAGGAATTCCGATCTCTTGGAAGGGCGACTACCGCGCCCGCGTGGGCGAGAGTCTGGCCCCGCTGTCGCTCGACAAGCTCGACCAGATTCGCAATCAGACCATCGGTGCCGACTGGACCGCGGTCGTCGTCAAGGGTGCCGCGATCGCCGACCTGGATCCCGCTGCCATCGCGCGAGCCCGGCAAGGGTTCGCGGAGCGGCATGCCGCACGCATCCCCGCCGTCGACATCGCAGCCTGGGACGATGCGACGTTTCTCGCCCGAGCGCGGCTCACGCGCAACGGTGGCATCACGCGCGCGGCGATGCTGCTGCTCGGGTCAGACACGTCGACTCACCTCCTGACCCCGCACCTCGCGCAACTCACATGGAAGCTCGTGGGCGAACAGCAGGCGTACGAGCACTTCCACCTGCCGTTCCTGCTCACCGCCAGCGAACTGGCCAGCCGCATCCGCAACGTACGCATCCGGCTGTTACCGCCGAACCAACTGATCTACCGCGAGATCCAGAAGTACGACGAGCGCAGCATTCTGGAGGCGCTCTACAACGCCATCGCCCACCAGGACTACGCGCGCCATGGGCGCATCGTCGTGACCGAGTACGTCGACCGCCTGGAGTTCGTCAGCATCGGCGACTTCTACGACGGTACGCCCGACGAGTACCGGCTCGGGCACCGCACGCCGGGCCGGTACCGCAATCCGTTTCTCGTCGCAGCAATGCACGAGTTGCACCTGATTGACCAGCTCGGGTATGGCATCCGCCGAATGGTCGAAGACCAGGTCCGGCGGTTCCTACCGCTGCCGGACTACGACCTGTCGCGAACCGGCGAGGTGAAGCTGGCGCTGCCCGGTGCGGTGATCGACGAAGCGTACTCGCGCCTGCTCATGGTGCGCACCGACCTGCCGATCGAGGACGTGCTGGCGCTTGACCGAGTACAGAAGGGGTTGCCGGTGACCGGGGAGGCGAGCGCTCGGCTACGCAAGTCGAAACTGATTGAGGGTCGCGGCCACGGTGTGCACGTGAACGCCGACATCGCCGCGATCACGGGCAAGAAGGCCGAGTACATCCGCACCCGCGCGCAGGACGACGCCCACTACGCCCGTCTGGTGATCGACTACCTCACACAGTACGGTGGGGCGTCCCGCAAAGAGATTGACGACTTGCTAGGCAAGTACCTGCCCGGCGCTCTCAACGCAAAGCAGCAGAGGTCGAAGGTCACGAACCTGCTCACCCGCATGCGCACGGACGGGGCAATCCGCAATGCCGGAACGCAACAGAAGCCGAGATGGGAGCTTGTTTAGGCATGGGTGGAAACGGGTTCACGAAAACAAGCCGTAAGCAAACAAGCTTGGCGAGATTGCTGGCCAGAGGCCTGTCATCTTGTCTAGAACCGGCGCATGACGTTGCCGCTCGCAGAAGGACTACCACCGCATGAAGCTCCAGTTCAAGGTCCAACCGTACCAGACTAAGGCCGTCGATGCTGTCGTCGAGGTGTTCGCCGGGCAGCCGTACGCCGACGGCGTACGGTACCGCATCGATCCAGGCAAGGATGCGGCGCAGAAGCTGCTGGAAGACGCGGGTTTGCGCAATACCGAGATCGCGTTGACGCCGCCACAGCTGCTCGCCAACGTGCATCGGGTGCAGCAGGAGCGTGGGTTGACACCGTCGAAGGACTTGAAGGACCCGGTCAGGGTGTCTGCAGCGCCGCTGAACCTCGACATCGAGATGGAGACCGGTACGGGCAAGACCTACGTGTACACGAAGACGATCATGGAGCTGCACGAGCGCTATGGGTGGTCGAAGTACATCGTGGTTGTACCGTCAATCGCCATTCGCGAGGGCGTGAAGAAGTCGTTCGACATAACTGCAGAGCACTTCCAGCAGTTCTACGGCACCAAGCCGCGCACGTTCGTCTACAACTCGTCTCGATTGCACGAACTGGAGCGATTCTCCTCCGACGCTGGCGTGCAGGTGATGATCATCAATATCCAGGCGTTCAACGCCACCGGTAAGGACGCACGTCGCATCTACGAGGTTTTGGATGACTTCCAGTCTCGCCGTCCAATCGATGTAATCGCGGCAAACCGGCCGATACTGATCATCGACGAGCCGCAGAAGATCGAAGGCGACGCCAGGAAGACCTCTAGGTCACTGGAGGCGCTTGTGCGGTTTAATGCCCTGTTCGCGTTGCGCTACTCGGCGACCCACAAGATCGAGCGCACCAAGGTGCATCGCCTCGACGCGGTCGACGCTTACAACCAAAAGCTGGTGAAGAAGATCGCTGTTCGTGGAATCACAGTCAAGCATCTGGCAGGCAGCACGGCTTACCTGTACGTGGATGGGTTGGAAGTCGGCAAGGGCGCGGACTTCCCGAAGGCGCGTGTCGAACTAGAAGTACGAACCAATCAAGGCATCAAGCGTCAGGTGAAGCGCCTTAGTCAGGGTATGAACCTGCACGACATCTCCGGTGGCATCGAGGCATACAAAGGCCTGTTCGTCCGGGACGTCGATGCGAACCGCGACATCATCGAGCTGAGTAACGGCGACATCATTGGCGCCGGCGAGGTCACCCAGGACGTGACCGACGCAGCCAAGCGGCGCATCCAGATCCGCGAGGTCATCCGAGCACACCTCGACAAAGAGCGCGAGTTGTTCGCCCAAGGCGTCAAGGTGCTGTCGCTCTTGTTTATCGACGAAGTCGCCAAGTACCGCGACTACGAGCGTGAGGACACTCTCGGGGAGTATGCGCGTGTGTTCGAGGAGGAGTACGCAGCGTTGCTGGACGACTATCTCGCCCGGCTTGACTTCGACAAGGCTGCCGAGCGGTATCGCAAGCATGTCGAGGCCATCCCCGTGCGCAAGACCCATGAGGGCTACTTCTCGATTGACAAGAGGACCGGCCGCTCAATCGACGGATCGGTGAAGAAGACCGGCGAGACCGCAGGGCAGTCTGACGACGTGGACGCATATGACCTGATCCTCAAGGACAAGGAACGCCTATTGTCGTTCGAGGAGCCCGTGAGGTTCGTTTGGTCGCACTCTGCGCTGCGCGAGGGTTGGGACAACCCGAATGTGTTCGTGATGGGTATGCTCAAGAAGAGTGACAACACCACGACGCGGCGGCAGGAGATCGGTCGTGGCCTGCGCCTGGCGGTCGACCAGCACGGTGAGCGGATGGACAACCCCGTCACCGTGCACGACATCAACGAGCTGACCGTCGTCACCGACGAGTCCTACACCGAGTTCGTCACGGCCCTGCAGAAGGAGATCGTGGAATCGCTGTCTGCGAGGCCGCGTAAGGCTAGCGTCGACTACTTCGTCGGCAAGCACATTACGCTCGCCGACGGGTCGACGAGCGTGATGGAGAAGCCCGTTGCGCAGGCCTTGTACAACCATCTGGTCCGCAGTAACTACATCGACGACGAGGGCCTGGTGACGCAGGTATACAAGGACGCCCGCGCCGACGGCAATCTCGCCGCGCCCACGGCCGAGGCTCTCAAGCCGATCATCGACTTTGTCTGGCCTCTCGTCGATGAGCTCTACCTCGCGGTGCCAACCCCGACCGACGGACGCAAGCCCAAGAGAATCCCATTCAATGAGTCGAACTTCAAGAGACGCGAGTTTCAGGAACTGTGGGGCCGCATCAACCACAAGG
This window harbors:
- a CDS encoding DEAD/DEAH box helicase family protein produces the protein MKLQFKVQPYQTKAVDAVVEVFAGQPYADGVRYRIDPGKDAAQKLLEDAGLRNTEIALTPPQLLANVHRVQQERGLTPSKDLKDPVRVSAAPLNLDIEMETGTGKTYVYTKTIMELHERYGWSKYIVVVPSIAIREGVKKSFDITAEHFQQFYGTKPRTFVYNSSRLHELERFSSDAGVQVMIINIQAFNATGKDARRIYEVLDDFQSRRPIDVIAANRPILIIDEPQKIEGDARKTSRSLEALVRFNALFALRYSATHKIERTKVHRLDAVDAYNQKLVKKIAVRGITVKHLAGSTAYLYVDGLEVGKGADFPKARVELEVRTNQGIKRQVKRLSQGMNLHDISGGIEAYKGLFVRDVDANRDIIELSNGDIIGAGEVTQDVTDAAKRRIQIREVIRAHLDKERELFAQGVKVLSLLFIDEVAKYRDYEREDTLGEYARVFEEEYAALLDDYLARLDFDKAAERYRKHVEAIPVRKTHEGYFSIDKRTGRSIDGSVKKTGETAGQSDDVDAYDLILKDKERLLSFEEPVRFVWSHSALREGWDNPNVFVMGMLKKSDNTTTRRQEIGRGLRLAVDQHGERMDNPVTVHDINELTVVTDESYTEFVTALQKEIVESLSARPRKASVDYFVGKHITLADGSTSVMEKPVAQALYNHLVRSNYIDDEGLVTQVYKDARADGNLAAPTAEALKPIIDFVWPLVDELYLAVPTPTDGRKPKRIPFNESNFKRREFQELWGRINHKAVYQVEFDSAELITNCVRALDTSLNVTVMQYLVESGKQVVGLKVEQLEAGMGFKVAETKVAHSAISAGSTVKYDLLGEIAEKTKLTRRTCAAILTCIQPSTFARFRQNPEQFITEAARLINEQKATVIVEHLTYDPLDRRYDSSIFTENQTAQDLSKAGEKLTKSVYEYVVTDSKVERSFVERLDVSDEVVVYSKLPRGFFIPTPVGDYNPDWAIAFREGAVKHVYFVAETKGSMSTLQLKGVEQAKIECARKFFASLNDKAEHGGVKYDVVDSYDSLLQLVGA
- a CDS encoding putative DNA binding domain-containing protein, with the protein product MTPAELTALLDRLIAGWENEVVEFKTTSNQYSADKTGEYVSAMANEANLRGLATAWMVFGINNQRNVVGTAHLPTPQSRQSLKHHVQQSIDQGLTIREIYEADYLGKRVVIAEIPAAPAGIPISWKGDYRARVGESLAPLSLDKLDQIRNQTIGADWTAVVVKGAAIADLDPAAIARARQGFAERHAARIPAVDIAAWDDATFLARARLTRNGGITRAAMLLLGSDTSTHLLTPHLAQLTWKLVGEQQAYEHFHLPFLLTASELASRIRNVRIRLLPPNQLIYREIQKYDERSILEALYNAIAHQDYARHGRIVVTEYVDRLEFVSIGDFYDGTPDEYRLGHRTPGRYRNPFLVAAMHELHLIDQLGYGIRRMVEDQVRRFLPLPDYDLSRTGEVKLALPGAVIDEAYSRLLMVRTDLPIEDVLALDRVQKGLPVTGEASARLRKSKLIEGRGHGVHVNADIAAITGKKAEYIRTRAQDDAHYARLVIDYLTQYGGASRKEIDDLLGKYLPGALNAKQQRSKVTNLLTRMRTDGAIRNAGTQQKPRWELV
- a CDS encoding site-specific DNA-methyltransferase, with amino-acid sequence MEKRALNSPDLSARNVERIAELFPQVITESRDTEGNVTLAVDFDLLRQELSNHVVEGPQERYQLDWPGKRAAAFAANAPIAKTLRPVRKESVDFDTTKNLFIEGDNLEALKLLQESYLGKVKLVYIDPPYNTGNDFVYNDDFAESSAEYLARSGQKSETGDRLVANTEANGRFHSDWLSMIYPRLKLARNLLTDDGVLVVSIDENEHASLVRLGEEVLGDTSYVGEIVLKNSSKNDQAYVSIQHEYIVFFVRNRQANAGDWVEKKEGLERIYAAFDGFRRKYGDDWAAINAAAKAWYNQFPANDPVAASKHYDCMDARGVYFGSDISGPNDGQYVYDVAHPVTGEPCKRPSRGWVFPEPSMLAKIADGRVHFGPDHTTVPKIKTYLRETEHQSLTSVRYVDGRAASKRLAALFGEKVFTNPKDEYLLRDIYRAVGVSGDDIVLDMFAGSGSAMQAVLELNSTESMSCRFIGIQVAEDLNESLKTAKGAAKQIITNAIRHLMRLGRPATVAEITKQRIRLVHNQLAGNLLVDNGFRVLRVDTSNLADTLASPDVLTQGMLVNAVDSVKRDRSDEDLLFQVLLDWGLDLSEPIEVEEKTGCRVLTVADDALIACFANEVTDDVVQAIAARHPLRAVFLDSSFANDAARINAEQTFREVSPETEVRTI